The following are from one region of the Hymenobacter radiodurans genome:
- the pheT gene encoding phenylalanine--tRNA ligase subunit beta, which translates to MKISLDWLRTLIPTDKSATELAALLTGSGLEVEGVEELESIPGGLRGVVIGEVLTCEKHPDADKLSLTTVAVGDTTPRQIVCGASNVAAGQKVVVALEGATLHPAQGEPFKIKKSKIRGAASEGMICAEDEIGIGTSHAGIIVLDTDLPNGTPAADYFGLGSDAVLEIGLTPNRADAASHYGVARELRALLRQPSQLPDVSAFLPPTAAAQNVQVLIEDEEACPRYAGLLLENVQVGPSPEWLQRRLRSIGLSPINNVVDVTNFVLHELGQPLHAFDADQIPGEKIRVKRAAEGEKFTTLDGTERTLRADDLVIAGGGGEPMALAGVFGGQTSGVSAATKRVFLESAYFTPAVVRRTSQTHQLKTDASFRFERGTDPNMVLVALQRAALLLQEVAGATIAAPVVDEYPKHVLPFTVRLRFSRVERLIGQYIAPEQIRQILTDLDIIIQNETGDDWWLIVPPFKVDVTREADVIEEILRIYGYNNVALRPNNSASFLAKFPNPDPEILRQNTSRLLSGQGFSEIITNSITNARYFEAEGETNEALVRVLNYNSADLNVLRPTVLHSALEVVRYNLNRRQRDLKLYEFGKTYLRKADGQYEEKNSLIILLTGNATAETWQHEADKATFHHLAGAVQQVLTALGHASPTSQPVQHQYLAGGLTLLAQNQPVAHLGGISAGVLKRLDVNQPVWYAELDWDWLVKKYKNALVARELPKFPEVRRDLSLVVDKNVTFDQLRQIAQRAERKLLQGVNVFDVYEGDKLPEGKKSYSVSFNLQDPTQTLTDQAIDGVMQRLIQQFEKQAGAVIRR; encoded by the coding sequence ATGAAAATCTCCCTCGACTGGCTCCGTACATTAATTCCCACCGATAAATCGGCCACAGAGTTGGCGGCTTTGCTTACGGGCTCGGGCCTGGAAGTGGAAGGGGTAGAAGAGCTGGAAAGCATACCGGGCGGCCTGCGCGGCGTGGTAATCGGTGAAGTGCTGACCTGCGAAAAGCACCCCGACGCCGACAAGCTCAGCCTGACTACCGTAGCCGTAGGCGACACTACACCGCGCCAAATCGTGTGCGGTGCTTCTAATGTGGCCGCTGGCCAGAAGGTAGTAGTAGCTCTAGAAGGTGCTACGCTGCATCCAGCCCAAGGCGAACCATTTAAGATCAAGAAGTCCAAAATTCGGGGCGCCGCTTCCGAGGGTATGATTTGCGCCGAGGATGAAATTGGCATTGGCACTTCCCACGCCGGTATCATCGTACTCGACACAGATCTGCCAAATGGCACCCCGGCCGCCGACTATTTCGGCTTAGGTTCAGATGCCGTGCTGGAAATCGGCCTAACGCCCAACCGCGCCGATGCGGCCTCTCACTACGGCGTGGCCCGCGAGTTACGTGCGCTCCTGCGCCAGCCCTCCCAACTGCCCGATGTAAGCGCATTTTTGCCCCCCACAGCCGCCGCGCAGAATGTGCAGGTGCTGATTGAGGACGAAGAGGCCTGCCCACGCTACGCCGGTTTGCTGTTGGAGAACGTGCAGGTCGGTCCGTCGCCGGAGTGGCTGCAGCGCCGCCTGCGCAGTATTGGCTTATCGCCAATCAATAATGTAGTGGACGTGACCAACTTCGTGCTGCACGAGCTAGGCCAGCCCCTGCATGCCTTCGACGCCGACCAGATTCCTGGGGAGAAAATTCGCGTGAAGCGCGCCGCTGAGGGTGAAAAATTCACAACGCTGGATGGCACCGAGCGCACCCTACGCGCTGATGATTTAGTGATTGCTGGCGGGGGCGGGGAGCCAATGGCCTTGGCTGGCGTGTTCGGGGGGCAAACTTCCGGTGTAAGCGCCGCTACCAAGCGTGTGTTTCTGGAAAGCGCCTACTTCACGCCTGCGGTGGTGCGTCGGACCAGTCAAACCCACCAACTCAAAACCGACGCTTCCTTCCGCTTCGAGCGCGGCACTGATCCAAACATGGTGCTAGTGGCTTTGCAGCGGGCTGCCCTGCTGCTCCAGGAAGTAGCTGGCGCTACCATTGCTGCGCCCGTCGTGGATGAGTACCCGAAGCATGTGCTGCCTTTCACCGTACGCCTGCGTTTCTCGCGGGTGGAGCGCCTGATCGGTCAGTACATAGCGCCGGAGCAAATCCGCCAGATCCTGACTGATTTGGATATCATTATTCAAAATGAAACCGGTGATGATTGGTGGTTGATTGTGCCGCCTTTTAAGGTGGATGTAACCCGCGAGGCTGACGTAATTGAGGAAATCCTGCGCATTTACGGCTACAACAACGTGGCTTTGCGTCCGAACAATTCAGCTTCCTTCCTAGCCAAATTTCCGAATCCTGACCCAGAGATTCTGCGCCAGAATACTTCCCGTCTGCTTAGCGGCCAAGGCTTCTCGGAAATCATCACCAACTCCATCACCAACGCCCGCTACTTCGAAGCCGAAGGTGAAACCAACGAAGCCCTGGTGCGCGTGCTGAACTACAACAGCGCCGACCTGAACGTGCTACGCCCCACGGTACTGCACAGCGCCCTGGAAGTAGTGCGCTACAACCTCAACCGCCGCCAGCGCGACCTCAAACTCTACGAGTTCGGCAAAACCTACTTACGCAAAGCTGACGGTCAGTACGAGGAGAAAAACAGCCTCATAATTCTGCTCACCGGCAACGCCACCGCCGAAACCTGGCAGCATGAAGCCGACAAGGCTACCTTCCATCATCTGGCTGGTGCCGTTCAGCAAGTGCTGACGGCTCTGGGCCACGCCTCGCCCACCTCGCAGCCAGTGCAGCACCAATATTTAGCTGGTGGTCTCACGCTGTTGGCCCAAAACCAGCCGGTCGCACATCTGGGGGGCATTTCTGCGGGAGTGCTGAAGCGCCTCGACGTGAATCAGCCTGTGTGGTATGCTGAGCTGGATTGGGATTGGCTGGTGAAGAAATACAAGAACGCCCTCGTGGCCCGCGAACTGCCCAAGTTCCCCGAGGTGCGCCGCGACTTGTCGCTGGTAGTAGACAAAAACGTAACCTTCGATCAGCTTCGCCAGATTGCTCAGCGGGCTGAGCGCAAGCTGCTGCAAGGCGTGAATGTGTTTGACGTGTATGAGGGTGACAAACTGCCGGAAGGTAAGAAGTCGTACTCCGTTAGCTTCAATCTTCAAGACCCCACTCAGACGCTCACCGACCAAGCCATCGACGGCGTGATGCAGCGCCTGATCCAACAATTTGAAAAGCAGGCAGGCGCCGTAATTCGTCGTTAG
- a CDS encoding 2Fe-2S iron-sulfur cluster-binding protein, translated as MLKFILNNQEVDTDLPAGTVLLDFVRYHQHLPGTKIGCREGDCGACTMLVGELVEDQVRYRSYTSCLTPLSNVQGKHVVTVEGINMEQLNPIQQAMVDESATQCGFCTPGFVVSLAGFCLSGQKPTAQNAIAAVDGNICRCTGYKSIERAAAKVAQLLAASEGEEPAAFVARQQIMPEYFTSIKSRLRALAADGTPNGHVLNGTLQFVGAAPIYMCRSMTR; from the coding sequence TTGCTGAAGTTTATTCTCAACAATCAAGAAGTAGATACGGACTTGCCGGCGGGTACCGTGCTGCTAGACTTTGTGCGCTATCATCAGCACCTGCCGGGCACCAAAATCGGGTGCCGGGAAGGTGACTGTGGCGCATGCACAATGCTGGTAGGCGAACTTGTGGAGGATCAGGTGCGCTACCGCTCGTATACTTCCTGCCTTACGCCCCTGAGCAACGTGCAGGGTAAGCATGTGGTGACGGTGGAGGGCATAAATATGGAGCAGCTGAACCCTATTCAGCAGGCCATGGTAGACGAATCGGCGACGCAATGCGGGTTTTGTACGCCAGGCTTTGTAGTTTCTTTGGCGGGCTTCTGTTTGAGCGGGCAAAAACCAACGGCCCAAAACGCTATAGCGGCTGTGGACGGCAACATCTGCCGGTGTACGGGCTACAAATCCATTGAGCGGGCGGCCGCTAAAGTTGCGCAGTTGCTAGCAGCAAGTGAAGGGGAGGAACCGGCCGCTTTCGTCGCGCGGCAACAGATTATGCCCGAGTATTTTACTTCGATTAAAAGCCGGCTGCGGGCGCTAGCAGCGGATGGCACACCCAATGGGCACGTTCTAAACGGAACACTACAGTTTGTAGGGGCGGCACCGATCTATATGTGCAGAAGCATGACCAGATGA
- a CDS encoding DUF1684 domain-containing protein: MRLNPKLFILLGLVLVLGYFLQDLVLNDEQYVARIEKERHAKNDEFRRVQGSPLSAEQRQEFDSLHYYAPDKTYRLTAEFEPFPMRDTIAMRLTDGKAEKYLRWGRASFEWQKQPQRLTVFRKANGPDTTLFIPFTDKTNGFDTYGGGRYLDADPVAEGDDEIVLDFNKAYNPFCAYNVSFACPVPPAENILSVYIKAGEKTFHKD; this comes from the coding sequence ATGCGCCTCAATCCCAAGCTTTTTATTCTCCTCGGCCTAGTTCTCGTACTCGGCTATTTCCTCCAAGACCTCGTCCTGAATGACGAGCAGTATGTTGCTCGCATCGAGAAGGAGCGCCACGCCAAAAACGACGAGTTTCGGCGGGTACAAGGCTCGCCGCTGTCCGCCGAGCAGCGCCAGGAGTTCGACAGCCTGCACTACTACGCTCCCGATAAAACGTATCGCCTCACCGCCGAGTTTGAGCCCTTTCCTATGCGCGATACTATCGCTATGCGCCTCACCGACGGCAAGGCCGAAAAGTATCTGCGCTGGGGCCGCGCCTCTTTTGAGTGGCAAAAGCAGCCGCAACGCCTCACTGTGTTTCGAAAAGCCAATGGCCCCGACACCACGCTTTTTATTCCCTTTACCGACAAAACCAACGGCTTCGATACCTACGGCGGCGGCCGCTACCTCGACGCTGACCCCGTGGCTGAAGGCGATGACGAAATCGTGCTGGACTTCAATAAGGCTTACAATCCCTTCTGCGCTTACAATGTGTCCTTTGCCTGCCCTGTGCCGCCCGCCGAGAACATCTTATCCGTGTATATCAAGGCTGGCGAAAAGACATTTCACAAAGATTAA
- a CDS encoding SusC/RagA family TonB-linked outer membrane protein: protein MSTKKGAAGKTRVTLNSYYGITDRVYYPKVNNAAEFVAQKREANRTSGRWATVADDPKIFTAAELEAIANGTSTNWADLLFRDGVQQEHQIGLSGGSEKTKFYLSGDYYNEQGLFRNDNLNRYSFRANLDQALNDKVSIGLQNQLTYYNQNTRRDPTNQANKINPLGTPYDADGNIINYPNNQAFINPLVDELPDNYANNTRTTRTFSTAYISYQILPSLNLRSNLGLTLSNGRTGIYQGQYTLDRNGQVSQSSYGTQFDTNWSWENILNYNKTFGNHSLTATGVTSLLTFNTENSNAQGRNQLLAYQEFFALANANQQVGINSGYTDSKLISFTGRVQYGFKGKYLLTLTGREDLSSKLARGNKGSFFPSAAVAWRIIDEEFMKDMTSVTDLKLRASYGRAGNYDVPAYSSQSLLSRIPYAFGETAAAGYTFANRIGNPELGWEISLTKNVGLDFGFLDNRVTGSVDVYDTETSDLLLNRFLPLSSGVSFITQNIGKTRNRGVEVGLNARVVEREDFTWNVGLTWFKNKEEILELGTGANDITNGLFIGSPVRVFYDYEKIGIWQTDEADAAKAFGQKPGQIKVKDLDGDGRITAANDRRVLGTAVPKWSGSISSDLSYKGFDLSFQVFARIGQMINYDYAQIFDPQGIENSSRQNYWTPENPSNDYPRPDAALSKSTLQNGLFGTTLGYRDGSYVKLRGVTLGYNLPASWLEKVAISSARVYVQGKNLVTLSEIDNYDPERGGAITTPIPRVVSAGINLGF, encoded by the coding sequence GTGAGCACCAAGAAAGGCGCGGCAGGCAAAACGCGCGTTACACTCAACTCCTACTATGGCATCACCGACCGAGTTTATTATCCGAAGGTGAACAACGCGGCCGAGTTTGTGGCGCAGAAGCGCGAAGCCAACCGCACCAGCGGCCGGTGGGCTACCGTCGCCGACGACCCGAAGATTTTCACGGCTGCAGAGTTGGAAGCCATTGCCAACGGCACCTCCACCAATTGGGCCGACTTGCTGTTCCGCGATGGGGTTCAGCAGGAGCATCAGATTGGCTTGTCGGGCGGCTCGGAGAAGACCAAGTTCTACCTGTCGGGCGATTACTACAACGAGCAGGGCCTGTTTCGCAACGATAACCTCAACCGCTATTCTTTTCGGGCTAACCTCGACCAGGCTCTCAATGACAAGGTCAGCATCGGCCTACAAAACCAGCTGACGTACTACAACCAGAATACCCGCCGCGACCCCACCAACCAAGCGAATAAGATTAACCCCCTCGGTACGCCGTATGATGCGGATGGTAACATCATTAACTATCCTAACAACCAAGCCTTTATCAACCCATTGGTAGATGAGCTGCCGGACAACTACGCCAATAATACCCGCACTACGCGCACTTTCTCCACGGCCTACATCAGCTACCAGATTCTGCCGAGCCTGAACCTGCGCTCCAACCTGGGTTTGACGCTTTCCAACGGCCGCACGGGCATTTATCAAGGCCAATACACCCTCGACCGCAACGGACAAGTTTCGCAGTCGTCGTACGGTACGCAGTTCGACACGAACTGGAGTTGGGAGAACATTCTTAACTACAATAAGACTTTTGGCAACCACTCGCTGACGGCCACTGGCGTCACGTCGCTGCTGACGTTCAATACCGAAAACTCCAACGCGCAGGGCCGCAACCAGCTGCTGGCGTATCAGGAGTTCTTTGCCTTGGCTAATGCGAACCAGCAAGTTGGCATCAATAGCGGCTACACCGACAGCAAGCTGATTTCGTTCACGGGGCGCGTGCAGTACGGCTTCAAAGGCAAGTATCTGCTAACGCTGACTGGCCGCGAAGACTTATCGTCGAAGCTGGCGCGGGGTAATAAAGGCTCCTTCTTTCCCTCGGCCGCCGTGGCCTGGCGCATCATCGACGAGGAGTTCATGAAGGACATGACGTCGGTAACGGATCTGAAGCTGCGCGCTAGCTACGGCCGCGCCGGTAACTATGACGTGCCCGCGTACTCATCGCAGAGCTTGCTGTCGCGGATTCCGTATGCGTTTGGCGAAACCGCTGCCGCCGGCTACACCTTTGCCAACCGCATCGGCAACCCCGAGCTGGGCTGGGAGATTTCGCTGACTAAAAACGTCGGCCTCGATTTTGGCTTTCTCGATAACCGCGTGACGGGCTCCGTAGATGTGTACGACACCGAGACCAGTGACTTGTTGTTAAACCGCTTCCTGCCACTGTCTTCCGGTGTATCATTTATCACCCAAAACATTGGCAAGACCCGGAACCGTGGGGTAGAAGTGGGCTTGAACGCACGCGTTGTCGAGCGGGAAGATTTCACTTGGAACGTAGGCCTGACGTGGTTTAAGAACAAAGAAGAGATTTTGGAACTGGGCACCGGCGCCAACGACATTACCAACGGCCTGTTTATCGGCTCGCCGGTACGGGTGTTCTACGATTACGAGAAGATCGGCATCTGGCAAACGGATGAGGCTGACGCGGCCAAGGCATTTGGCCAAAAGCCCGGTCAGATCAAGGTAAAAGACCTAGATGGCGACGGGCGCATCACGGCGGCCAACGACCGGCGCGTGCTTGGTACGGCCGTACCCAAGTGGAGCGGCAGCATCAGCAGCGACCTGAGCTACAAAGGCTTCGACCTTTCGTTCCAGGTGTTTGCGCGCATCGGGCAGATGATTAACTACGACTACGCCCAAATTTTTGACCCCCAAGGAATTGAGAATAGTTCGCGCCAGAACTACTGGACACCTGAAAACCCTTCCAACGATTACCCACGCCCCGACGCGGCCCTGTCGAAGAGCACGCTCCAGAATGGTTTGTTTGGCACCACGCTCGGCTACCGCGACGGCTCATACGTGAAGCTGCGCGGCGTGACGCTCGGCTACAACCTGCCGGCCTCTTGGCTGGAAAAGGTGGCTATCAGTTCGGCCCGCGTGTATGTGCAGGGCAAGAACCTGGTGACGCTCAGTGAGATTGACAACTACGACCCTGAGCGTGGTGGTGCAATCACTACTCCCATTCCGCGCGTGGTATCAGCGGGCATCAACTTAGGCTTCTAG
- the rny gene encoding ribonuclease Y — protein sequence MPNYIIYIVLAAIVALVAGVVLGRLLAGKARQDHEAQAQARAQQLLQEAEAQANRTRDERIQQSKDKFRQLKNEFEQESKRQKQALEQELTERRATVLEQEQSIKRLTETTQKQLEQLQRKEQDLETLREKLQADAQQQRERLDSQEEKRRVTLETQQAKLQQKEHDLDARIHDVQHQLETIANLSAAEAREQLVESLKNEAQIQASSYIKDVVAQAKLSATKDAKKVVLETIQRTAAEHAIENCVSIFNIESDDVKGKIIGREGRNIRALEAATGVEIIVDDTPEAIIISGFDPVRREVARLSLHLLVKDGRIHPARIEEIVAKTRKNIDEEIVEIGERTIIDLGIHGLHPELIKMVGRMRFRSSYGQNLLQHSREVANLCATMAAELGLNVKHAKRAGLLHDIGKVSTEEPELPHAILGMELAKKYKEHPDVINAIGAHHDEIEMTAMVSPLVQACDAISGSRPGARREMMESYIKRLKQLEETAVSFDGVLQCYAIQAGRELRVMVNADNVTDDRAQELSYEISQKIEKEMQYPGQIKITVIREMRAVAYAK from the coding sequence ATGCCCAACTACATAATCTATATTGTTCTAGCCGCCATCGTTGCCCTTGTGGCCGGCGTGGTGCTAGGACGCCTGCTGGCCGGCAAGGCCAGGCAGGACCACGAAGCCCAGGCGCAAGCTAGGGCCCAACAACTTCTTCAGGAGGCTGAGGCCCAAGCCAACCGCACCCGCGACGAGCGTATTCAGCAGTCCAAGGATAAATTTCGCCAGCTTAAGAACGAGTTTGAGCAGGAAAGCAAACGCCAAAAGCAAGCGTTAGAGCAAGAGTTAACAGAGCGCCGGGCCACCGTACTTGAGCAGGAGCAGAGCATCAAGCGCCTCACCGAAACCACGCAAAAGCAGCTCGAACAACTACAGCGTAAAGAGCAGGACTTAGAAACCCTCCGCGAAAAGCTTCAGGCCGATGCTCAACAGCAGCGCGAGCGTCTCGACAGTCAGGAAGAAAAGCGCCGCGTAACGCTCGAAACTCAGCAAGCTAAGCTTCAGCAAAAAGAGCACGACCTCGATGCTCGCATCCACGATGTGCAGCACCAACTCGAAACCATCGCCAACTTGTCGGCGGCCGAAGCTCGCGAGCAGCTAGTTGAGTCACTGAAAAACGAAGCGCAAATTCAGGCATCTTCCTATATCAAAGATGTGGTAGCGCAGGCTAAGCTTTCGGCTACGAAGGACGCTAAGAAAGTGGTCCTGGAGACGATTCAGCGCACGGCCGCTGAGCACGCTATTGAGAACTGCGTATCGATTTTCAACATTGAATCGGACGACGTCAAGGGCAAGATCATTGGCCGCGAAGGCCGTAATATTCGTGCACTGGAAGCTGCTACCGGGGTGGAAATCATCGTTGATGATACCCCTGAGGCAATCATTATTTCCGGCTTCGACCCGGTGCGCCGTGAGGTAGCGCGCTTGTCGCTGCACTTGCTGGTGAAAGACGGCCGTATTCACCCTGCGCGCATTGAGGAAATTGTGGCTAAAACCCGCAAGAACATCGACGAGGAAATCGTGGAAATCGGTGAGCGGACTATCATTGATCTCGGTATTCATGGCTTGCATCCCGAGCTGATTAAGATGGTTGGCCGGATGCGTTTCCGCTCCAGCTATGGCCAAAATCTGCTCCAGCACTCCCGCGAAGTAGCTAACCTCTGCGCTACTATGGCTGCCGAGCTGGGCTTGAACGTGAAGCACGCCAAGCGCGCCGGTCTGCTGCACGACATCGGTAAAGTAAGCACTGAGGAGCCCGAACTGCCCCACGCCATCTTGGGCATGGAGCTGGCTAAGAAATACAAAGAACATCCCGACGTCATCAACGCCATCGGTGCTCACCACGACGAGATTGAGATGACCGCCATGGTCTCGCCCTTGGTGCAGGCCTGCGACGCCATCAGCGGCTCACGCCCCGGCGCTCGGCGCGAGATGATGGAGAGCTACATCAAGCGCCTCAAGCAACTGGAAGAAACAGCCGTAAGCTTCGATGGAGTACTCCAGTGCTACGCTATTCAGGCGGGTCGCGAGCTGCGCGTGATGGTGAATGCCGACAACGTAACCGACGACCGTGCCCAAGAGCTGAGCTACGAAATCTCACAGAAGATTGAGAAGGAAATGCAGTATCCCGGCCAGATTAAAATCACCGTCATTCGGGAGATGCGCGCTGTAGCGTACGCCAAGTAA
- a CDS encoding RagB/SusD family nutrient uptake outer membrane protein, which yields MKISKITLGVAACALAFLTSCEKQLEEYNPSGLTADAVYTTPAGFESLVNAAYSYTRWWYGKEDGISMSEMGTDLWLRGAGDVNPDLTEYTTLQSSSRAVESVWGKLYTAINLCNAGISRVKDSGMTDAQKTVREGELRFLRAFYYWHIVETWGGVHFTTTETSGVQATANRTPVDTFYNQIVEDLNVAVANLPTTTAEYGRVTKPAAEAFLAKIYLTRGDNQQAATLAQKVISGYNFILLPRYADLWSMTNLENREIVWAVNYTKELTLNDRVDNTLYPDGHSRGGNNGHLMWLMKYDDQPGMVRDVANGRPFNRFMPTKFLLNLFDETKDSRYAASFRTVWLANTAVAGRFAVGDTAILATKKVIPASVQASKKYVTYDVNTIYNANGTAKNRLQYVCLRKFEDPTRPTIQEEQSARDAYVIRLADVYLMAAEAQFKLGNTAQATTLINAVRERAALPGKAADMRITAANLSLDFILDERARELAGEQVRWFDLKRTNKLVDRVKANNPEAGASIQPYHTVRPIPQRQLDAILNKEEFTQNPSYR from the coding sequence ATGAAAATATCAAAGATAACTTTAGGCGTTGCGGCCTGCGCGCTGGCCTTTTTAACCTCGTGCGAAAAGCAATTGGAGGAATACAACCCTTCTGGCCTGACCGCCGATGCCGTGTACACCACACCAGCCGGTTTTGAGAGCTTAGTAAACGCAGCGTACTCCTACACACGCTGGTGGTACGGCAAGGAAGACGGCATCAGCATGTCGGAAATGGGTACTGACCTCTGGCTCCGCGGCGCCGGCGACGTGAACCCCGACCTGACGGAATACACCACGCTGCAATCCAGCTCGCGGGCGGTGGAAAGCGTGTGGGGCAAGCTGTATACCGCCATTAACCTTTGCAATGCCGGTATTTCGCGGGTAAAAGATTCGGGGATGACGGATGCGCAGAAAACGGTGCGTGAGGGCGAACTGCGCTTTCTGCGGGCTTTCTACTACTGGCACATCGTGGAGACCTGGGGTGGCGTACATTTCACCACTACCGAAACGTCTGGAGTGCAAGCCACTGCCAACCGCACGCCAGTTGATACCTTTTACAACCAAATTGTTGAGGATTTGAACGTAGCAGTTGCTAATCTGCCAACTACTACCGCCGAGTACGGCCGCGTGACCAAGCCGGCGGCGGAAGCGTTTCTGGCCAAAATCTACCTGACACGGGGCGACAACCAGCAGGCAGCTACGCTGGCGCAGAAAGTAATTTCGGGCTACAATTTCATCCTGCTCCCCCGCTACGCCGACCTATGGTCGATGACGAACCTGGAAAACCGGGAAATTGTGTGGGCCGTGAACTACACCAAGGAGCTCACATTAAATGACCGAGTAGACAACACACTTTATCCTGATGGGCACTCGCGGGGAGGGAATAATGGCCATTTGATGTGGCTGATGAAGTATGATGATCAGCCTGGTATGGTTCGCGACGTTGCGAATGGCCGGCCCTTCAACCGCTTCATGCCGACCAAGTTCCTGCTGAACCTGTTCGACGAAACCAAAGACTCGCGCTACGCCGCTTCCTTCCGCACAGTGTGGCTGGCTAACACGGCCGTAGCCGGTCGTTTCGCCGTGGGCGATACCGCCATTCTGGCCACTAAAAAGGTAATTCCTGCTTCAGTACAGGCGTCAAAGAAGTATGTTACCTACGACGTAAACACGATATACAACGCCAACGGCACCGCCAAAAACCGCTTGCAGTATGTGTGCCTACGCAAGTTTGAGGACCCTACTCGCCCTACCATTCAGGAGGAGCAAAGTGCCCGCGACGCCTACGTTATTCGTTTGGCCGATGTGTATTTGATGGCCGCTGAAGCGCAGTTTAAGCTGGGCAACACGGCACAGGCTACCACCCTCATTAACGCTGTGCGGGAGCGGGCTGCCCTGCCTGGTAAAGCCGCTGACATGCGCATTACGGCCGCCAACCTGAGCCTCGACTTTATTCTGGACGAGCGGGCCCGCGAACTAGCCGGTGAGCAAGTGCGCTGGTTCGACCTCAAGCGCACGAATAAGCTCGTAGATCGGGTGAAGGCCAATAACCCGGAGGCAGGCGCCAGCATTCAGCCGTATCATACGGTGCGACCTATTCCGCAGCGTCAGCTTGATGCTATTCTGAACAAAGAGGAATTTACTCAGAACCCAAGCTACCGGTAG
- a CDS encoding carboxypeptidase-like regulatory domain-containing protein yields MKHKLLLPAILLCAGMPAWAQQSRSVTGQVLDAVTGEGLPGVTVLVKNTTVGASTDPDGRFLLSVPDGSEASLTVSSIGYLTQTITVGSQTDLKIRLAPDRKALDEVVVIGYGQVKKSDVTGAIVSVKEADLKKVPVANVMESLQGRLPGVDIVSAGGQAGAPVNITVRGNRSINASNGPLFVVDGVQYNSIQDINPNDIASMEVLKDAASTAIYGARGQMALLS; encoded by the coding sequence ATGAAGCACAAACTACTCTTACCAGCAATCTTGCTCTGCGCAGGAATGCCGGCTTGGGCCCAACAATCCCGTTCGGTAACGGGACAGGTGCTGGACGCCGTCACCGGTGAAGGACTACCGGGCGTAACGGTACTGGTCAAAAACACGACCGTTGGTGCTTCGACTGATCCGGATGGCCGCTTTTTGCTGAGCGTGCCCGACGGTAGCGAAGCCAGCCTGACGGTGAGCTCAATCGGCTACCTGACGCAAACGATTACCGTTGGCTCGCAGACTGACCTCAAAATCAGGCTCGCTCCCGATCGTAAGGCCCTCGATGAGGTGGTTGTAATTGGCTACGGTCAGGTTAAAAAGAGTGACGTTACGGGTGCCATTGTTTCCGTGAAAGAGGCCGACCTGAAAAAGGTGCCCGTGGCGAACGTCATGGAGTCGTTGCAGGGACGGCTGCCAGGCGTTGACATCGTTAGCGCCGGGGGCCAAGCCGGAGCGCCGGTGAATATTACGGTGCGCGGCAACCGCTCTATCAATGCCAGCAACGGACCGCTGTTTGTGGTAGATGGGGTGCAGTACAACTCTATTCAGGACATCAACCCCAACGACATTGCCTCCATGGAGGTGCTCAAGGATGCGGCCTCTACCGCCATCTACGGCGCCCGGGGGCAAATGGCGTTATTATCGTGA
- a CDS encoding cell division protein ZapA produces the protein MSDLAIKIRIAERDYPMRVSPLEEERLRLAGRQLNERIKEFREQYGIQDKQDLLAMIALSTMADGLKVSKEKDGTDAALTERLTRLDNLLSSLVLG, from the coding sequence ATGAGTGACTTAGCCATTAAAATCCGTATTGCCGAACGGGACTACCCCATGCGCGTTAGCCCCTTGGAAGAGGAGCGTCTGCGCCTGGCTGGGCGTCAGCTCAACGAACGGATCAAGGAATTTCGCGAACAGTACGGCATTCAGGACAAGCAAGACTTGCTAGCCATGATTGCCCTATCCACAATGGCTGACGGCTTGAAAGTCAGCAAAGAGAAGGATGGCACTGATGCAGCTCTTACTGAGCGCCTTACGCGCTTAGATAATCTGCTTTCGTCGCTGGTACTCGGCTGA
- a CDS encoding FAD binding domain-containing protein encodes MQKHDQMKELAARFLFNQADLQGIVRKENRCVIGGAATVSDLAESAVMQEYFPAFRPFLRLVSSTPIRNMATVAGNFVNASPIGDLTIMFLALDAQLVLSDGHTAREIPLRQFYKGYKVLEKAPRRISRPSGLNCLPRLPASTLKK; translated from the coding sequence GTGCAGAAGCATGACCAGATGAAAGAGTTGGCTGCTCGTTTTCTGTTCAATCAGGCCGACTTACAAGGGATTGTCCGCAAGGAAAACCGCTGCGTGATTGGCGGCGCGGCCACGGTAAGCGACTTAGCCGAGTCGGCGGTAATGCAGGAGTACTTCCCTGCGTTTCGTCCGTTTCTGCGGCTGGTGTCATCCACACCGATCCGCAACATGGCCACCGTGGCGGGCAACTTCGTCAACGCTTCCCCCATTGGTGACCTGACGATTATGTTCCTAGCGCTGGATGCGCAGCTGGTGCTCAGCGACGGGCATACGGCGCGCGAAATTCCGTTGCGTCAGTTTTACAAAGGCTACAAAGTTTTAGAAAAAGCCCCCAGGAGAATATCACGGCCATCTGGTTTGAACTGCCTGCCTCGGCTACCCGCTTCAACTTTGAAAAAGTAA